A single window of Gambusia affinis linkage group LG18, SWU_Gaff_1.0, whole genome shotgun sequence DNA harbors:
- the LOC122820876 gene encoding uncharacterized protein LOC122820876, whose translation MEGDDVTLSCRARNPTHNLPAAFYKDGSFIGDGSSGHMTLLHVSSSDEGLYKCNIRGHGESPSSRISVKDRISSTLPPPSSSPPPLSMVLSLSLSLSLSSVGFLFFFLLLVVLLTRRLCRKPAGRNSAAVCSPAEIREGPDRTGSSTAADFSSIRRKTADDPNATEPGPEPGPEPGPEPVYSSVRRERDVTYGPISIRTRREPAAEPEQHVVYSLLKWRATQPDPANPSSC comes from the exons ATGGAGGGAGATGAcgtcactctgagctgcagagcaagGAATCCAACCCACAACCTCCCAGCTGCTTTCTATAAAGATGGCTCCTTCATTGGTGATGGATCATCAGGTCACATGaccctcctccatgtttccagctctgatgaaggcctctataaatgtaacatcagaGGTCATGGAGAGTCTCCATCCAGCAGGATCtctgtcaaag ACAGAATCTCTTCCACTCTTCCTCcaccttcctcctctcctcctcctctctccatggtcctctctctctctctctctctttctctctcctctgttggttttctatttttctttctgttgctgGTGGTTCTGCTGACTCGGCGCCTCTGCAGGAAGCCAGCAG GCAGAaactcagcagctgtttgttcaCCAGCAGAGATAAGAGAAGGTCCAGACAGAACCGGGTCGTCCACTGCAG CTGATTTTTCATCGATACGGAGAAAAACAGCAGACGATCCAAACGCAACAG AACCCGGTCCAGAACCCGGTCCAGAACCCGGTCCAGAACCCGTTTACTCATCggtgaggagagagagagacgtgACGTACGGGCCGATCAGCATCAGGACCAGGAGAG AACCAGCGGCGGAACCAGAACAACACGTGGTTTACTCCCTGCTGAAGTGGAGAGCGACCCAACCGGACCCGGCCAACCCGTCCAGCTGCtga